A region of the Ailuropoda melanoleuca isolate Jingjing unplaced genomic scaffold, ASM200744v2 unplaced-scaffold67699, whole genome shotgun sequence genome:
GTCCCGCTGGGCCCCGGCCGCCTGCTCAGCACCGTCCCCATCCAGAGGCACGCCCGCTGGGAGGAGATCTCCACGCGCCGGATGGAGGCCATCAGCCGGCACATCGCCGAGAGGGCGCACCGGGAGGCGGATTATCTCTTCTGCCTCGACGTGGACATGGTGTTCCGGAACCCGTGGGGCCCCGAGACCCTGGGGGACCTGGTGGCGGCCATTCACCCGGGCTACTATGCCGTACCCCGTCAGCAGTTCCCCTACGAGCGCAGGCATATCTCCACTGCCTTTGTGGCGGACGGCGAGGGGGACTTCTATTACGGCGGGGCCGTCTTTGGGGGGCGGGTGGCCAGGGTGTACGAGCTCACCAGGGGCTGCCACATGGCCATCCTGGCCGACAAGGCCAACGGCATCATGGCAGCCTGGCAGGAGGAGAGTCACCTGAACCGGCGTTTCATCTCGCACAAGCCCTCTAAAGTGCTGTCCCCTGAGTACCTCTGGGATGACAGGAAGCCCCAGCCGCCCAGCCTGAA
Encoded here:
- the LOC100479644 gene encoding globoside alpha-1,3-N-acetylgalactosaminyltransferase 1, whose translation is MRGYRVRYYVFTDDPAAIPRVPLGPGRLLSTVPIQRHARWEEISTRRMEAISRHIAERAHREADYLFCLDVDMVFRNPWGPETLGDLVAAIHPGYYAVPRQQFPYERRHISTAFVADGEGDFYYGGAVFGGRVARVYELTRGCHMAILADKANGIMAAWQEESHLNRRFISHKPSKVLSPEYLWDDRKPQPPSLKLIRFSTLDKATSWLRS